The following are encoded in a window of Colletotrichum lupini chromosome 3, complete sequence genomic DNA:
- a CDS encoding L-fuculose-phosphate aldolase: MVIEIDSASNTSKEQIISLFIMGPSVISVNASDIVSGGGDLETSRNKHGHELQNKTPLQAMSYGGVVLGDIPKHLDFQSRRQWQLNHMAAAFRHWHREGYVEGMSGHISVRDPEFLNAFWTNPLGRHFGLLKVSDMILVNLDGSVIGGNKSAPPNTAGFLIHAAVHKARPDAHAVCHCHSVHGKAWSVFGRRLDMLTQDACKFRGDAHAVYDSYGGVVLGSEEGDRIASALGPNGKGCILRNHGILTVGKTVDEAAFLFTSMERTCQVQLLVEAASHGDIGLRKVLISDDEANFNFDVESDPEVCYCEFQVYYDVEEELSGGSFKT, encoded by the coding sequence ATGGTCATCGAAATTGACAGTGCATCAAACACGTCTAAAGAACAAATTATATCTCTCTTCATCATGGGACCTTCAGTTATCTCAGTTAACGCTTCTGATATCGTCAGTGGCGGCGGCGACTTGGAGACTTCCCGAAACAAACACGGCCACGAGTTGCAGAACAAAACACCACTTCAAGCTATGTCCTATGGTGGCGTTGTTCTTGGCGACATTCCGAAGCatttggacttccaatcacGCCGTCAATGGCAACTCAATCATATGGCTGCTGCCTTCCGTCACTGGCATCGCGAAGGCTATGTCGAGGGTATGAGCGGTCACATTTCGGTTCGTGATCCGGAGTTTCTCAATGCGTTCTGGACCAACCCCCTAGGCCGGCATTTCGGCCTCTTGAAAGTTAGCGATATGATTCTTGTCAACCTGGATGGGTCTGTCATTGGCGGCAATAAATCTGCTCCTCCGAATACTGCCGGGTTCCTTATTCATGCTGCGGTTCATAAGGCGAGACCGGATGCCCATGCTGTTTGCCACTGCCATAGTGTGCATGGAAAGGCATGGTCGGTCTTCGGCAGACGACTGGACATGTTGACGCAAGATGCTTGCAAATTTCGAGGAGATGCGCATGCCGTGTATGACAGCTACGGAGGTGTCGTCTTGGGTAGTGAAGAAGGCGACCGCATTGCTAGCGCACTTGGTCCAAATGGCAAGGGGTGCATTCTCAGAAACCATGGAATCCTGACCGTTGGGAAAACTGTCGACGAGGCTGCTTTCTTGTTCACATCAATGGAACGAACATGTCAGGTTCAGCTGTTGGTAGAGGCTGCATCGCATGGAGACATTGGCCTTCGAAAGGTGCTGATCAGTGATGACGAGGCGAACTTCAACTTTGACGTTGAGAGTGATCCTGAGGTTTGTTACTGCGAGTTCCAGGTATATTACGATGTGGAGGAAGAGCTATCCGGTGGAAGTTTCAAAACGTGA
- a CDS encoding dihydrodipicolinate synthase: MAWSPAEVLESSLRSRTGDLTSKGAGELAVHAAQAGAAAVIVIPPYYEAHNLEETRKFLQDIHNASGLPIIYYNIPSISGLTLSAQNIASLSDVAASTKGSIWGAVNIIPKLSVERWNALAVEDDLKKGREVWEKIFPICIELRIWKTGGVRKPSAPLKEGPQAELAALLETARVKL, encoded by the exons ATGGCCTGGTCCCCGGCGGAAGTACTAGAGAGTTCGCTGCGCTCACG CACCGGTGACTTAACGAGCAAGGGCGCTGGCGAGTTGGCTGTTCACGCCGCGCAGGCTGGCGCGGCTGCTGTCATAGTTATCCCGCCCTATTACGAAGCTCACAACCTCGAGGAGACACGCAAGTTCCTCCAAGACATCCATAACGCAAGTGGACTACCTATTATCTACTACAATATCCCGAGCATCAGCGGTTTGACTTTATCAGCCCAGAATATTGCATCACTTTCGGACGTCG CTGCGAGCACAAAGGGTTCCATCTGGGGTGCCGTCAATATCATTCCCAAGCTTTCTGTTGAGCGTTGGAACGCTCTAGCCGTAGAGGACGATTTGAAGAAGGGTCGGGAGGTCTGGGAAAAGATTTTCCCAATCT GCATAGAGCTTCGGATATGGAAGACTGGAGGGGTCAGGAAGCCATCTGCTCCTCTCAAGGAGGGTCCTCAGGCCGAATTGGCTGCTTTGCTCGAAACCGCGAGAGTCAAGCTATAA